The following proteins come from a genomic window of Alosa alosa isolate M-15738 ecotype Scorff River chromosome 2, AALO_Geno_1.1, whole genome shotgun sequence:
- the LOC125291309 gene encoding eukaryotic translation initiation factor 4E-binding protein 3-like produces MYSNGTVVSSCPIPSRVVPPENWTQLPEPLGQTPGGTLFSTTPGGTRIIYDRKFLLHCRNSPLARTPPSCLPQIPGVTMPTQHPMGKLEEQDESGKDVAADDSQFVMDM; encoded by the exons ATGTACTCCAACGGCACCGTTGTGTCAAGCTGTCCTATTCCAAGTCGAGTAGTGCCCCCAGAAAACTGGACACAGCTGCCAGAGCCTTTGGGTCAGACTCCCGGAGGAACTCTCTTCTCCACGACACCTGGAG GAACCAGAATTATCTATGACCGGAAGTTCCTGCTGCACTGTAGGAACTCTCCACTGGCACGCACCCCTCCTTCCTGTTTACCCCAGATACCTGGGGTCACCATGCCCACGCAGCACCCCATGGGGAAACTGGAAGAACAGGATGAAAGCGGCAAAGACGTCGCAG